From a single Salmo salar chromosome ssa22, Ssal_v3.1, whole genome shotgun sequence genomic region:
- the LOC106582690 gene encoding adenosine receptor A1-like: MRTSPLSLSEIIAAPDNRTDQANRTMQSGLLPEQAIYIVLEVIISVTSVIGNVMVIWAVRINHSLRDTTFCFIVSLALADIAVGALVIPLAVTINIGFKTHFYSCLLVTCIVLVLTQSSILALLAIAFDRYLRVKIPMSYKYVVTRRRAGMAVVVCWIVAIAVGLTPMLGWNNRQRLRDNVSQVTHDLLVMCKFENVISMDYMVYFNFFGWVLPPLVLMLLIYAEIFYKIHHQLNKKVMESHRDRSHYYSKELKLAKSLALVLFLFAISWLPLNILNCITLFSPNCDKPTLLINIAILLTHGNSAVNPIVYAFQIKKFQNAFRKIWKQYVLCRDPVGKLPQRGSKRRLERMLRATDDDSYV; the protein is encoded by the exons ATGAGAActtctccactctctctttctgagaTAATAGCAGCACCAGACAACAGGACCGACCAGGCTAACCGCACGATGCAGTCTGGTCTGCTGCCCGAACAAGCCATCTACATCGTGTTGGAGGTGATCATCTCAGTGACTTCGGTGATCGGAAACGTGATGGTTATCTGGGCGGTGCGGATCAACCATTCGCTGCGAGACACCACCTTCTGTTTCATTGTGTCTCTGGCTCTGGCGGACATTGCGGTGGGTGCTCTGGTCATCCCGCTGGCCGTCACCATCAACATCGGTTTCAAGACGCACTTCTACAGCTGCCTGCTGGTCACGTGCATCGTGCTGGTGCTCACGCAGAGTTCCATCCTCGCGCTGCTGGCCATCGCTTTCGACCGTTACCTGAGGGTGAAAATACCCATGAG CTACAAATATGTGGTGACACGGCGGCGTGCAGGCATggcggtggtggtgtgttggattGTTGCCATAGCGGTTGGCCTGACGCccatgctgggctggaacaaccgGCAGCGTCTCCGGGACAACGTCTCCCAGGTGACCCATGACCTCTTAGTGATGTGTAAGTTTGAGAACGTCAtcagcatggactacatggtctACTTCAACTTCTTCGGGTGGGTGCTGCCGCCCCTCGTCCTCATGCTGCTAATCTATGCTGAGATATTCTACAAGATACACCACCAGCTCAACAAGAAG GTGATGGAGAGCCACAGAGACCGCAGCCATTACTACAGTAAAGAGCTGAAACTAGCCAAGTCATTGGCTCTGGTCCTCTTCCTGTTTGCTATCAGCTGGCTTCCTCTAAACATCCTCAACTGTATCACGCTGTTCAGCCCGAACTGTGACAAGCCCACGCTTCTCATCAACATCGCCATCCTGCTCACACACGGCAACTCTGCTGTGAACCCCATTGTCTACGCATTCCAGATCAAGAAGTTCCAGAATGCGTTCCGGAAGATCTGGAAGCAGTATGTGCTGTGTAGGGACCCGGTAGGCAAGCTGCCCCAGAGAGGGAGTAAGCGCAGATTGGAGAGGATGTTGAGGGCGACCGATGATGACAGTTATGTCTGA